The genomic DNA CAATCGGTTACCAACACCGGTCATTGACATGGAGTCTCCCTTCCTGAAGCTCTTTCGCACTCAGCCCAACTACTCTAAACTTCAAATCTTTGGTTGTCTCTGCTTCCCTTGGTTGCGTCCTTATGCTGCTCACAAGCTTGAACAAAAATCGACTCCGTGTGTTTTCTTGGGATACTCCCTCACTCAAAGTGCATACCTCTGTCTTCAACCGAGCACAGGTCGTGTCTACGTCTCCCGCCATGTCAAGTTTGACGAAACAACCTTCCCTTTTTCCACTCTTCGTTCGCCTCCTGCAACACCACCGTCATCCTCCGACTCTTCTCCACCATCCTCTCTTTCATTCTACCCGTCTGTAACAACTCTCTCATCCACACCACCACCTGTCCTGCCGTCGCCACTCGCCTCGTCGTCGCCTCCGTTACCTGGACACACGAGCTCCGGTTCTGACCAGACGGCGCCATCAGAGACTCCTTCGCAAACACCGGTAAGTGATTCTTCCCCGAATCGTAATATTACAGATCCGATGTCAGAtgtctcctcttcttctccgtctCAATCCACTAGCCCAACTACCACAAACCCAACTTCTCCTATaataaacccaaccaactctcCAGCCCATACTGATCAAAGCCCATTAACCTCTCAATCACCAAGCCCGTCTAACCAATCACCTTCACCACAACCTTCCCCCTCTTCCCCTGATACTTCCTCTCCACCTCTCCAACCTCCACAACCTACACAACCTCCACAACCTCCACAATCTCCACAACCTCCCGTTGAAAATATACACCCCTTGCAAACCCGACGTAAGAATAATATTGTTAAACCTAACCGGAAACTAAATCTCTCTGCCGCTTTATCTCCCAACATCCCGACCGAACCTTTAACCGTGAACCAAGCTATGAAGGATAAGGTATGGCGTGATGCGATGTCAGGCGAGATTGATGCCTTTGCGCGCAATCGGACAATGGACCTTGTTCCTCGACCACCAAATCATAACATTGTTGGATGTAAGtgggtttacaaaaacaaaattttgccTAACGGCACTCTTGGCAGGTGTAAAGCAAGGCTTGTAGCCAAAGGCTACAACCAGGAATATGGTTGTGACTACACCGAGACTTTTAGCCCGGTGATCAAAGCTACTACCCTCGCTTGGTTCTTGATGTTGCGGTAAGCCACTCTTGGCCGATTCTTCAGTTAGATGTTAACAATGTGTTCCTTCAAGGCACTCTAAACGAGGAGGTGTACATGGAGCAACCACCAGAGTTTGTTGACTCTGATCATCCGTCGTATGTATGTNAACACGTTGTTGAAACTGGCCTCTCGCTTCTCACCAAAGGTGGTCTTCCCACCACATACTGAACGTATGCCTTTGCCACCGCCGCATATCTCATCAATCGGTTACCAACACCGGTCATTGACATGGAGTCTCCCTTCCTGAAGCTCTTTCGCACTCAGCCCAACTACTCTAAACTTCAAATCTTTGGTTGTCTCTGCTTCCCTTGGTTGCGTCCTTATGCTGCTCACAAGCTTGAACAAAAATCGACTCCGTGTGTTTTCTTGGGATACTCCCTCACTCAAAGTGCATACCTCTGTCTTCAACCGAGCACAGGTCGTGTCTACGTCTCCCGCCATGTCAAGTTTGACGAAACAACCTTCCCTTTTTCCACTCTTCGTTCGCCTCCTGCAACACCACCGTCATCCTCCGACTCTTCTCCACCATCCTCTCTTTCATTCTACCCGTCTGTAACAACTCTCTCATCCACACCACCACCTGTCCTGCCGTCGCCACTCGCCTCGTCGTCGCCTCCGTTACCTGGACACACGAGCTCCGGTTCTGACCAGACGGCGCCATCAGAGACTCCTTCGCAAACACCGGTAAGTGATTCTTCCCCGAATCGTAATATTACAGATCCGATGTCAGAtgtctcctcttcttctccgtctCAATCCACTAGCCCAACTACCACAAACCCAACTTCTCCTATaataaacccaaccaactctcCAGCCCATACTGATCAAAGCCCATTAACCTCTCAATCACCAAGCCCGTCTAACCAATCACCTTCACCACAACCTTCCCCCTCTTCCCCTGATACTTCCTCTCCACCTCTCCAACCTCCACAACCTACACAACCTCCACAACCTCCACAATCTCCACAACCTCCCGTTGAAAATATACACCCCTTGCAAACCCGACGTAAGAATAATATTGTTAAACCTAACCGGAAACTAAATCTCTCTGCCGCTTTATCTCCCAACATCCCGACCGAACCTTTAACCGTGAACCAAGCTATGAAGGATAAGGTATGGCGTGATGCGATGTCAGGCGAGATTGATGCCTTTGCGCGCAATCGGACAATGGACCTTGTTCCTCGACCACCAAATCATAACATTGTTGGATGTAAGtgggtttacaaaaacaaaattttgccTAACGGCACTCTTGGCAGGTGTAAAGCAAGGCTTGTAGCCAAAGGCTACAACCAGGAATATGGTTGTGACTACACCGAGACTTTTAGCCCGGTGATCAAAGCTACTACCCTCGCTTGGTTCTTGATGTTGCGGTAAGCCACTCTTGGCCGATTCTTCAGTTAGATGTTAACAATGTGTTCCTTCAAGGCACTCTAAACGAGGAGGTGTACATGGAGCAACCACCAGAGTTTGTTGACTCTGATCATCCGTCGTATGTATGTCGTCTCCGCAAAGAGATATACGGATTGAAAAAAGCTCCCCGTGCCTGGTATACTAAATCAAAATCGTATCTACTCAATCTCGAGTTCATAAACTCACTTGCTGATACCTCTCTGTTTATCCTGCGTCGTGGAAAAACTTATGTCTATCTCCtagtctatgttgatgatatacttGTTATAGGCAATGATAAATCCAGCATTTGTAACATCCTTCAGCTCTTGGCTGATCGTTTCTCCGTCAAGGATCCAGAGGACCTTAACTACTTCTTAGGGATCGAAGCTCATCGCACCGATAAAGGTCTCCATCTCTCTCAACGCAAGTACATTCTTGACTTCCTTCATCGCCACAATATGCTCAATGCGAAGCCTGTTGCCACGCCGATGGCGTCCTCTCCCAAACTCACTCTTCAATCCGGCCTTGCTCTTCCTGATGGCAAGGAGTATCGCCAACTCGTTGGCAGCTTACAATATCTCAGCTTTACTCGCCCCGATATCAGTTTTACCGTGAACCGTTTGTCTCAGTTCATGCATCGACCTACTCAAGAACACTGGCAAGCCGCCAAACGCATCTTAGGTTACCTCGCTGGCATAACTACTCATGGGATCTTCTTCTCGGCCAAAAATGATCACACACTCCAAGCCTTCTCTGATGCCGATTGGGCAGGTGATACTCACGACTATATCTCCACAAATGCATATATTGTTTATATGGGTACAAATCTGGTTTCATGGActgcaaagaagcagaagagtgTTGCTCGCTCCTCCACCGAAGCTGAATACCGTGCAGTTGCCAACACCTCCGCAGAACTTTGCTGGATAAGCAACCTCTTAACGGAGCTTGGGATACCTCTTCGAGTTGTGCCGCTTATATACTGCGATAATGTTGGAGCTACTTTTCTATGTGCGAACCCCATTTTTCACTCCAGAATAAAGCACATTGCACTTGACTATCATTTTGTACGAGGGCAGATTCAACAAGGCCTTCTTCGTGCCTCTCATGTGCACACAAAAGATCAGCTAGCTGATGCACTAACAAAACTGTTTCCCCGAACACACTTTCTTCATTTGCGTAACAAGATTGGAGTGCTTCCagcccctccatcttgagggggcttGTCAGATATACGAAATGATACATTATTCAATAGCTCAATATTCTCGTATCATGTCACTTATAGAACATTATGTTTATAGTTGTATTCTAGGGTATTCTATGtacaagtatatatagatgtgtAAAGTCTTCTGTATAATAAtaagattcatcttcttcagtcTGTAACTTGCCAATAAATCGGGGCTCTTCATTATGTAGGCCGTGGTGGTTGGCGCCTCCTATTGTCGGCACTCGCTTAAGCAAAATTCGTCGTTTTACAGTTGTTATTGATAGGTTTCACAAAAACGGCATCGATTGGTAGGCTTTACTGATTAGTACTGGTCTTTTTACCATTGCTGCTAGCTACTTCTTTCTCGACCAGCTATATCAAAACTATTTGCGAGAAATTCTAAGTGTTATTGGTGTTATCTTGGAGGCACTCAAAGATGTACAAGAAGTGGTAGTAATTGTTGCTGCAATGTCTGTGAAAGTTGCATCTCTACACAATTCTTATCATGGTACCAAAAGAATTATGGGCGTAGCagaagttttatattatatatattagatattttgGAAGACACTATGTCAAAACAAgcttcatgttttattttatttttggtttgacGTTAGCTCCTTTTTAGCTCTTGTATAAATGATATTTCGGTAATGCTAGTAGACATAGCGGAGACTTGAAAATCCTACGGTAATGTGAAGAATTAGGTATTGAATTGAGTTGTCTTTTATTCACAAACATTACAAAGATATTTATGCATGATCAATGCTAGGGTTTCTAAGTTAACATACACCGTCATTGACGTAAACATTACGACACAAGCCCATAACACAAAACCCAACCTATAACCTCAATACTCCCCTCAAGTTGGAGTGTGGAGATTTGTACACCTAACTTGGACAAGAAGTAATCAAACTGTGGTCGACCAAGTGCTTTTGTTAAAATATCTGCAATTTGATCATCCGTACTAATGTGTTTGGTAGAAATAATCCCATCACGAACCGCTTCACGAACCGCATGACAATCTTTTTCAATGTGTTTAGTACGTTCATGAAACACTGGATTGGCAGCAATATGAATAGCAGCTTTGCTATCGCAGAAGAAACAAGTAGGCTCCGACTGATCAATACCCAATTCTCTTAACAAACGCCGCAACCATTGAATCTCTCGTAAAGCAGTAGACATAGACCGATACTCGGCCTCAGCAGACGAGTGAGAGACtgtattttgtttcttagttCGCCAAGAAATCGGAGAACCaccaagaagaacaacaaacatGGTAAGGGAACGTCTTGTCAAAGGACAACCTGCATAATCCGAATCGCAGTAGACACTCAAAGTTAGATCCGGATCCGACGAAAGAAATATTCCTTGACCAGGAGTGCctttcaaaaaacaaaccacATGAAGAGCTGCCGTCCAATGAGCTTCACGAGGAGACTTCATAAACTGAGACAAAATATGAATGGAATAACTAAGCTCGGGACGCGTATGAGTGAGATAGATCAAACGACCTACAAGTCGACGATAGGGCTTAGGATCAGATAAAAGAGGACTTGTGTCTTTCGCAAGCTTGTGATTCTGCTCAAGAGGCGTAGGAGCAGGCTGAGCACCAAGAAGACCACAATCCGAAATAATGTCTAGCGTATACTTGcgctgagaaagaaaaatacctTCGGGACCTCTGCTGACTTCTAGTCCAAGAAAGTATTTGAGTTTGCCCAAATCTTTCATAGAGAAGCATTTAGACAAATAATCCTTAAACTTCTGAATCATGTATCCATCGTTGCCACAAATAatcagatcatcaacataaactaaGACACGGAGATTAATACCAGCTTTAGTGTAAGCAAACAACGAGTAATCCTCATAGGactgaacaaaaccaaaacggAGCAAAGAGTCAGACAACTTCTTAAACCAACAGCGGGGAGCTTGTTTAAGACCATAGATAGACTTCCGGAGACGGTAAACTTTGCCTGGCTGAGAAGCACGAAACCCAGGGGGAAGTTGCATATAAACTTCCTCATCCAAGTTACCATGAAGAAAAGCATTATTGACATCCATTTGAAACAATTTCCACTTCTTAGCAGCAATAACAATCTTATTAGGCGGTAAATCACAAATCTCAATTGTTCCTGTAACATCGAGAACATCAACCTCTTAGCGCATGGCATCATTCCAAACTT from Camelina sativa cultivar DH55 chromosome 7, Cs, whole genome shotgun sequence includes the following:
- the LOC109125483 gene encoding uncharacterized protein LOC109125483, with protein sequence MEQPPEFVDSDHPSYVCRLRKEIYGLKKAPRAWYTKSKSYLLNLEFINSLADTSLFILRRGKTYVYLLVYVDDILVIGNDKSSICNILQLLADRFSVKDPEDLNYFLGIEAHRTDKGLHLSQRKYILDFLHRHNMLNAKPVATPMASSPKLTLQSGLALPDGKEYRQLVGSLQYLSFTRPDISFTVNRLSQFMHRPTQEHWQAAKRILGYLAGITTHGIFFSAKNDHTLQAFSDADWAGDTHDYISTNAYIVYMGTNLVSWTAKKQKSVARSSTEAEYRAVANTSAELCWISNLLTELGIPLRVVPLIYCDNVGATFLCANPIFHSRIKHIALDYHFVRGQIQQGLLRASHVHTKDQLADALTKLFPRTHFLHLRNKIGVLPAPPS